The genomic DNA CCAGTGCGGGGATCGGGGCGGCCGATGATGCAACATTCGGTGATTTGCGGATGGGCGTGCATGAGGCCTTCGACCTCGGTGGGCCAGACCTTGAGGCCGGAGACGGAGACCATCCGCTTTACCCGGTCGACGATGTAGAAGAAGCCGCTTTCGTCGTAGCGGCCGATGTCGCCGGAGCGCACGAAGCGTTTGCCGTCGATCTCGATATGGGCGGCTTCGGTTTCTTCCGGGCGGTTCCAGTAGCCGAGGAAGTTTTGCGGGCCGTGCATGATGATTTCGCCCGGCTCGTTCGGGCCGAGCTCTGCGCCCGTCTCCGGGTCGATCACGCGGGAGTCCACGCCGAAGATCGGGATGCCGAGGCATTGGCGGCGGGGGGCGTCGAGCGGGTTGATGTGGGAGGGGGCCATCGTTTCTGTCATGCCGTAGCCTTCGATGTAGTCGAGGCCGGTGAGATCCTTGAGCTTGGCCGCGACCGCCTCGGGCATGGAGGCGCCGCCGCCGCCGATGACTTCGAGCGACGTGAGGTCGTAGCTGTCGAGCGCCGGGTCGTTCACGAGGTCGATCGCCATGGTGGTGATGGAGCGCCAGCGGGCGACCTTGTAGCGTTCGATCAGGTAGGCCGCGAGCGCCCTGTCCCACCTTGTCATCAGGATGATCGGCTCGCCCTTGAGGATCGGCGCGTTCATCGAGTTCTGCATGCCGGTGACGTGGTAGAGCGGCAGGCTGGCGAGCGTGGTGCCGTTGCCGCGCGTGGGGTTCCAGACGGTGTTGCCGACGCAGGTGCTCATCACGGTGCGGTGGCTGTGCATGCAGCCCTTGGGCTGGCCGGTGGTGCCGGAGCTGTAGGGGATGAGGGCGAGATCGTCGGGCGCGGCGGTGATCGGGCCGGGTTGGTGGCCCTGCGCGATGGCGGCGGACCATGGGGTAACGCGGGGGTCGTCGGAGGGGTGAGGCTGCGCGTTCAGCGGCTCGGGGAGCGTGAAGGGGAAGGCCGGGTCGGTGTGCTCGGCGTAGGCGGCGGAGAGGATGTGGCGCAGGGGCGTGCCTGCAAGGTGGGGCAAGAGCTCTTGCCCGGTCAGCGCCACCTCGGCGCCGGTGTCTTCACAGAGATAGGCGAGTTCGGCGGCGCGGTTCATCGGGTTGACGGGCACCACCACGGCATCGGCGCGCAGGATTGCGTAGTAGCCGGCGATGAATTGCGGGGCGTTTTGCATGTAGAGCAGGACGCGGTCGCCCTTGGCCACGCCGTTGGACTGGAGCCAACCGGCGAGCGCCTCCACCTCGGCGGCGAGTGCGCCGTAGGTGATGTGGCGCCCGTAGTACAGGATCGCCGGGGCCTCTGGCGTGGCCTCGGCGGTGAGCGCGAGGTTTTGCGCCATGGAGCGTGCCGGAATCTCGATGCTGTGCGGCACGCCCTTGGGCCAGCTGGCGAGGTGGCGGGTGAAGGGGGCCATCAGGCGCTGCTCCGCTTGCTGCTCCGTTCTCGCAATTGGGTGACGGTGACATAGGCCGAGAGCGCCTCGGCGGAGGTTTGCACCGCCAGAACCGCCGCGCCGGGATGGGCGAGGAAGTTGGCGATGGTGACCGCGATGTCATCGCCCGGCGCGAGGGAGAAGGCCCCTGCCCCAAAGCTTGCGGCCCATGCGGCGAAGTCGGGGTTGGCCAGATCGGTGCCGGAGATGCGGGCGGGATAGTCGCGCTCTTGGTGCAGGCGGATGGTGCCATAGGTGCCGTTGTCGGCCACGACGATCTTGGGGGTGGCGCCCTTGGCGATGGCGGTGGCCAGCTCGGCCCCGGTCATCAGGGTGCCGCCATCGCCCGCGAAGCCGAGCGCGCAGCGGCCCGGGAAGCGGAGGGAGGCGGCAACCGCGCCGGGGATACCAAGGCCCATCGCGCCGCCAACCGCGCCGACAGCGAGTTGGGTGCCATCCCAGGGCCAGTATTGGTGGACCCAGCCGGAGAAGTTGCCCGAATCGGTTGTGACGATTGCATCACGCGGGGCCTGCTGGGCCAGTTCGGAGGCGACCACGCCAAAATCGAGGCCGTCTTCGCGGGGTTTCGCCTGCGGCTTCAATGCCAGCGCGGCGCCGTTGCAGCGGGCGGCCCATGCGGCGCGGTCGGGCGCTTTGGGGGCGGCCTGCGCGAGGGCGGCGGCGAAGGCGGAAGGCTCGGAGGCCACGGCGAGGGTGGCGTTGTAGAGGCGGGTGAGCACGGCCGGATCGGGCCAGACGTGGATGAGCGGCTGGGCCGGCTCGGGGGCGGCGGGGATTTTGTAGCCCTGCGTGGGCACATCACCGAGGCGGGTGCCGAGCGCGAGGATCAGATCGGCCTCGGCGAGGGTTTTCCAGAGCGAGGGGGGCACCTTGAAACCGAGGTTCCCGGCGTAGAGCGGTGAGAAATTATCAAACACTTCCTGATGTTTGAAGGTGGTTGCCACGGGAATCCCCTGCCCTTCGGCCAGCGCCTTGAGGGCGGCGCGGGTGGCGGGCTCGGCGAAGCCGCCGCCTGCGATGATGAGCGGGCGCTCTGCCTTCGAGAGCATCTCGGCGGCGCGGGAGATGTCGGCCTCTGACGGGCCGGGCACGGGCACGGTGATGGGGGGGACGACGGCGGCGGTGACGTCATCTGTCAGCATGTCTTCCGGCAGGGCCAGAACCGCCGGGCCGGGGGTGCCGGACTGCGCCGCGGCCCATGCCCGCGCGAGGGCTTCGGGCAGGCGGAAGGCGTCTGTGACTTCTTCGACGTGCTTGGCGAAGCTGCCGAAGACACGGGCATAATCCATTTCCTGAAAGGCCCCGCGCCCGCGCTCGAATCGGGCCACCTGCCCGACCAGAACCACCAGCGGCACGGCATCTTGCTCGGCCAGATGCAGGGCGATTGCAGCGTTCATTGCGCCGGGGCCGCGTGACACGGCCAGAAGGCCGGGCTTGCCGGTGAGCTTGGCATCGGCCACCGCCGCCATCCCTGCCCCGCCCTCGTGGCGGCAAACCACCACATCAACCGCCTCCTGCCCGTGCAGCGCATCGAGCAACGCCAGATAGCTTTCGCCCGGAACACAGAACAGCCGGTCGGCCCCATGGGCCACCATGCACTCCACCATAAGGTCGGCGGCTCGCACCATATCGTATCTCCTCCCCGTGTTGGCCCTTCGGAAACGGGCGGCATTGCTTGCCTGCTGCCGTTCGCCACGGCTGGGCGCGCAAAGCGATGCCCAACCTCGGTGACGTTCCGAAGACCGTAAGCGTCTTGACCGACGCCCCATCGTGATAGATGCTCCATTTGCGAAACGCAATTCCGCAGAGCGCACCAAGCGCCAATCCGGAGACGTTGAGACGCGGGAGGAGGAGACCCGGGCCAACCGGGGCTGCCCGCACCATTTGGGAGGAATGAATGAAACAGACGATTGCAATGCTCGCCGGGGTGCTGATGATGGCCACCCCCGTTGCGGCGCAGGAGACGGCGCTGCCCAAGCAGATGAGCTGGACGGCCTATGACACCGGCTCGGCGGGCTACAACCAGGCCGTGGCCATTGGCGCGGCGCTTCAGGATACCTACGGGATCAACCTGCGGGTTCTGCCCGGCAAGAACGACGTGAGCCGCACCGAGCCGCTGCGGCAGGGCCGGGTGGAATTTTCGGCCACGGGCGTTGGCGGCAGCTTCATGTCGCAGGAAGGCGCGTTTGACTTTGGCGCCGAGAACTGGGGGCCACAGCCGATCCGCGTGATTGCGGCCAACAACGGCGGGGCGATCAACCTTGCGGTGGGCGTGGCCGCGGACCTCGACATCAAGGAGTTCAGCGACCTCAAGGGCAAGCGCGTGGCCTATATTGTGGGCGCACCGGCGCTGAACGTGAACACCGAGGCCTATCTCGCCTATGGCGGGCTGACTTGGGACGACGTGGAAGTGGTGGAGTTTGGCGGCTTTGGCGCGAGCTGGAAGGGCCTCATCGAAGGCCAGGTGGATGCTGCCTTTGCCTCGACCAACTCGGGCCTTGCCTATGAGGCCGCCTCCAGCCCGCGCGGGCTGTTCTGGCCGCCGATCGACCCCGACAACGCCGAAGGGCTGGCGCGGATGCAGTCTGTCGCGCCCTTCTTCGTGCCTAACGTGGCCGTTGTCGGCGCAACGATTGACGGCACCGATGGCTACGCGGGCGCGGGCTATGCCTACCCCGTGCTGATCGGCACCAGCGAGACCGACGAAGAGATGGCCTATGCGATGACCAAGGCGATGGTGGATCTCTACCCCAGCTTCGAGGGCAAGGCCCCGGGCATCAACGGTTGGGCGCTGGACAAGCAGGACATGCAGTGGGTGGCCCCCTACCACGATGGCGCGATCCGCTATTACACCGAGGCTGGCCTGTGGAATGACGAAGCGCAGGCCCATAATGACAAGCTGATTGCCCGGCAGGAGGCGCTCTCTGCCGCTTGGGAGGCGCTGAAGGCCGAAGGCCCGGACAACTGGGAAGAAGCCTGGCCGGAAGCCCGCCGCAAGGCCCTGGCCGATGGTGGCTTCGAGGTGGTGTTCTGAGCCGCTGAGACGGGTCAGTAAGTATTGGCCGGGGCGCGGGTTTGATGCCGCGCCCCGGCTGAATTTCCGAGCAGGATGAGGCCGCGATGACCGCCGATGAGACCCACCCCAAGGGCGCCGAGATAGCCGACCCGGACGCCGCCCCCGCTGCGGGCCGCGGGCCTGCCGATGTGGCCGCCCGCTGGGCAATTGGGGGGGCGACCGGGCTGGGCCTGCTGATGGTGATCCATCAGCTTTTCAACCTTCAGATCGGCGGCTTGGTGCTGATCGAGGGGCGCTACCTCTACCTGCTGGGCGGGCTGTTTCTGGCAGTTGCCTACCTCGTTTTCCCGATGCGGGGCGTGAGGGGGGATACGCCGGGGCTGATCGACTGGCTCCTGGCCGCCGCAACGCTGGGCTGCACCGCCTATCTGACCGCCACCGCGCAGCGCAACCTTTCGGAAGGCTGGGAATATGCCGCACCGGAGGTGGCTGTTTGGGTGAGCTATGCCTTCATCGCGCTGGTGCTGGAAGGCACGCGGCGCGCCGGGGGGACGGTGCTGTTTGTGATCGTGCTGGTCTTTGCGCTCTACCCGACCTTTGCGAGCCATGTGCCTGACCCGTTTTCGGGGTTTCAGAGCAGCTTTGGCGAGGCGGTGAGCTACCATGTTTACTCGTCGGAAAGCTCCTTTGGCATTCCGATGAAGGCCTTCGGCGGCGTGGTGATCGGGTTTATCCTGTTTGGCGCGGTGTTGCAGCGCACGGGTGGCGGGCAGTTTTTTAACGACCTCGCGCTTGGGCTCGTGGGCGGCTTTCGTGGCGGGGCGGCGAAAGTTTCGATCTTTGCGAGCGGGTTCATGGGGAGCATGTCTGGCTCGGTGATCTCGAATGTGCTGACCACGGGGGCCGTGAGCATTCCGGCGATGCGGCGCACCGGCTTTTCGAAGGAGACGGCGGCGGCGACGGAGGCCTGCGCCTCGACGGGGGGCGTGCTGATGCCGCCGATCATGGGGGCGACGGCCTTTGTGATGGCCTCGTTTCTGAGCCGCCCCTACGTGGAAATCGCGATTGCGGCGGCGATCCCCTCGCTGCTGTTCTACTTTGGCCTCTTCGCCCAGATCGACGCTTATTCGGCACGGCGCGGGCTGAAGGGCATTCCGCGGGCCGAGCTGCCGCGGTTGCGGACGGTGCTGAAGGACGGCTGGCTATATGTCAGCGTCTTCGCGCTGCTGATCTTCATGCTGATCGTGCTGCGGCGCGAAACCTCGGCCCCGTTTTATGCCACCGCGCTGCTGCTGGTGGTGAACCAGCTGCTGCCGGGCAACCGCCTGTCGCTGCGCGGGCTGGGCCAGATGTTCGTGGGCGTGGGCGCGGGGCTGGCGGAGTTGACCGCGATTCTTTTGGGCGTGGGGCTGATCGTGGGCGCGTTTTCGGCCACCGGGCTGGCGGGGACGCTGGTGAATGAGCTGGTGTTCATTGCCGGCGACAACACGCTGGTGCTGCTGCTGATGGGCGCGGTGACCTCCTTCATCTTCGGGATGGGGATGACGGTGACGGCCTGCTACATCTTCCTGGCCGTGGTGCTGGCTCCGGCGCTGGAGCAAGGCGGGCTGAACCAGCTCGCGGTGCATCTGTTCATCCTCTACTGGGGCATGGTGAGCTACATCACGCCGCCGGTGGCGCTT from Oceanicola sp. D3 includes the following:
- a CDS encoding long-chain-fatty-acid--CoA ligase, producing the protein MAPFTRHLASWPKGVPHSIEIPARSMAQNLALTAEATPEAPAILYYGRHITYGALAAEVEALAGWLQSNGVAKGDRVLLYMQNAPQFIAGYYAILRADAVVVPVNPMNRAAELAYLCEDTGAEVALTGQELLPHLAGTPLRHILSAAYAEHTDPAFPFTLPEPLNAQPHPSDDPRVTPWSAAIAQGHQPGPITAAPDDLALIPYSSGTTGQPKGCMHSHRTVMSTCVGNTVWNPTRGNGTTLASLPLYHVTGMQNSMNAPILKGEPIILMTRWDRALAAYLIERYKVARWRSITTMAIDLVNDPALDSYDLTSLEVIGGGGASMPEAVAAKLKDLTGLDYIEGYGMTETMAPSHINPLDAPRRQCLGIPIFGVDSRVIDPETGAELGPNEPGEIIMHGPQNFLGYWNRPEETEAAHIEIDGKRFVRSGDIGRYDESGFFYIVDRVKRMVSVSGLKVWPTEVEGLMHAHPQITECCIIGRPDPRTGERVRAYIVPKGDVTAEEITTWCRANMAAYKVPKEIVFVQALPRSPSGKVQWRELMEEAAQEST
- a CDS encoding thiamine pyrophosphate-binding protein, with product MVRAADLMVECMVAHGADRLFCVPGESYLALLDALHGQEAVDVVVCRHEGGAGMAAVADAKLTGKPGLLAVSRGPGAMNAAIALHLAEQDAVPLVVLVGQVARFERGRGAFQEMDYARVFGSFAKHVEEVTDAFRLPEALARAWAAAQSGTPGPAVLALPEDMLTDDVTAAVVPPITVPVPGPSEADISRAAEMLSKAERPLIIAGGGFAEPATRAALKALAEGQGIPVATTFKHQEVFDNFSPLYAGNLGFKVPPSLWKTLAEADLILALGTRLGDVPTQGYKIPAAPEPAQPLIHVWPDPAVLTRLYNATLAVASEPSAFAAALAQAAPKAPDRAAWAARCNGAALALKPQAKPREDGLDFGVVASELAQQAPRDAIVTTDSGNFSGWVHQYWPWDGTQLAVGAVGGAMGLGIPGAVAASLRFPGRCALGFAGDGGTLMTGAELATAIAKGATPKIVVADNGTYGTIRLHQERDYPARISGTDLANPDFAAWAASFGAGAFSLAPGDDIAVTIANFLAHPGAAVLAVQTSAEALSAYVTVTQLRERSSKRSSA
- a CDS encoding TAXI family TRAP transporter solute-binding subunit, which gives rise to MKQTIAMLAGVLMMATPVAAQETALPKQMSWTAYDTGSAGYNQAVAIGAALQDTYGINLRVLPGKNDVSRTEPLRQGRVEFSATGVGGSFMSQEGAFDFGAENWGPQPIRVIAANNGGAINLAVGVAADLDIKEFSDLKGKRVAYIVGAPALNVNTEAYLAYGGLTWDDVEVVEFGGFGASWKGLIEGQVDAAFASTNSGLAYEAASSPRGLFWPPIDPDNAEGLARMQSVAPFFVPNVAVVGATIDGTDGYAGAGYAYPVLIGTSETDEEMAYAMTKAMVDLYPSFEGKAPGINGWALDKQDMQWVAPYHDGAIRYYTEAGLWNDEAQAHNDKLIARQEALSAAWEALKAEGPDNWEEAWPEARRKALADGGFEVVF
- a CDS encoding TRAP transporter fused permease subunit; protein product: MTADETHPKGAEIADPDAAPAAGRGPADVAARWAIGGATGLGLLMVIHQLFNLQIGGLVLIEGRYLYLLGGLFLAVAYLVFPMRGVRGDTPGLIDWLLAAATLGCTAYLTATAQRNLSEGWEYAAPEVAVWVSYAFIALVLEGTRRAGGTVLFVIVLVFALYPTFASHVPDPFSGFQSSFGEAVSYHVYSSESSFGIPMKAFGGVVIGFILFGAVLQRTGGGQFFNDLALGLVGGFRGGAAKVSIFASGFMGSMSGSVISNVLTTGAVSIPAMRRTGFSKETAAATEACASTGGVLMPPIMGATAFVMASFLSRPYVEIAIAAAIPSLLFYFGLFAQIDAYSARRGLKGIPRAELPRLRTVLKDGWLYVSVFALLIFMLIVLRRETSAPFYATALLLVVNQLLPGNRLSLRGLGQMFVGVGAGLAELTAILLGVGLIVGAFSATGLAGTLVNELVFIAGDNTLVLLLMGAVTSFIFGMGMTVTACYIFLAVVLAPALEQGGLNQLAVHLFILYWGMVSYITPPVALGAFAAATMSGASAMKTGLEAMRLGGVIYVAPFFFVLNPALIGQAPGAEVAVALASALTGVALLSFGLQGYVSFLGPIKGAFAIPLRVALCAGGVAFAIPHTEETGLGYGATALVGLALAALPLVAAALAGQRAAREEIAEAGHANQ